The Allorhizobium ampelinum S4 genome has a segment encoding these proteins:
- a CDS encoding MbtH family protein has translation MSNQDQTIDFPHRVVISDEERYSIWPTYKPIPLGWRDGGFEGSKQACLDHIAAVWTDMRPLSLRRQMDGDTSVNR, from the coding sequence ATGAGCAACCAGGACCAAACCATTGACTTTCCGCACCGCGTCGTCATCAGCGACGAGGAGCGATACTCGATCTGGCCGACCTACAAGCCCATCCCCCTTGGCTGGCGCGATGGCGGCTTCGAGGGGTCGAAACAAGCCTGCCTCGACCACATTGCTGCGGTCTGGACCGACATGCGCCCGCTTTCACTCCGTCGCCAGATGGACGGCGACACGTCCGTCAACCGATAA
- a CDS encoding aspartate aminotransferase family protein produces MNALTSNPTPAQAAAAIIAAFNMKTEKSKVASAQNRRVLSDKSAIGVPFSLMAKEALYPIVVDRAEGTVLHDIDGNRYIDVLMGMGINLFGHNPPFIRDAIEAQLAKGFALGPQSDLAGETAALFCKLTGKERVTFTNTGTEAVMTALRLARAATGRHKIAMFIGSYHGHSDQVLNRIAAPDDERTVPAFPGISPATAEDVVLLPYNDPRALDILERDGETFAAVLVEPVQSRNIDVQPRAFLHALRDVTQRTGAVLIFDEMISGFRVAPGGAQQHFEVEADLATYGKIAGGGLPLALIAGSNRLMNHIDGGPWSFGDESVPPAQPTFFAGTYCRHPLALAAARAAATYMLQQGRSLQDDLNARTRSLVERLNVSLAAARLPVVFTQFGSFFSIAVNRSRIPPLALGLLSLELLTAGIHLRSGDKGGFLSTAHSDGDITAIHDAFLNGLQSLAGFGLIPLSDGTTP; encoded by the coding sequence ATGAATGCGTTGACGAGCAATCCGACGCCCGCCCAAGCGGCAGCCGCCATCATAGCCGCTTTCAATATGAAGACGGAAAAGTCGAAGGTGGCAAGTGCGCAAAACCGGCGCGTGCTCTCTGATAAATCGGCAATCGGCGTTCCCTTCTCGCTGATGGCCAAGGAGGCACTCTACCCGATTGTGGTAGACCGGGCGGAGGGAACAGTACTGCATGATATCGACGGCAATCGCTATATCGATGTGCTGATGGGGATGGGCATCAACCTCTTTGGTCACAATCCGCCCTTTATCCGTGACGCGATTGAGGCACAGCTTGCCAAGGGCTTTGCGCTTGGGCCGCAATCTGATCTGGCAGGCGAGACCGCAGCGCTCTTCTGCAAGCTGACGGGCAAGGAAAGAGTAACCTTCACCAATACCGGCACCGAAGCCGTGATGACCGCGCTGCGGCTGGCGCGGGCGGCGACCGGGCGGCACAAAATTGCGATGTTCATCGGCTCCTATCACGGCCATTCGGATCAGGTTCTGAACCGCATTGCCGCCCCCGATGACGAGCGCACCGTTCCCGCCTTTCCCGGCATTTCGCCTGCAACGGCGGAGGATGTGGTGTTGCTCCCCTATAACGACCCGCGCGCACTGGACATCTTGGAGCGGGATGGCGAAACCTTTGCCGCCGTGCTGGTTGAGCCGGTGCAAAGTCGCAATATCGACGTCCAGCCCCGCGCCTTTCTGCATGCGCTGCGTGATGTGACGCAGCGGACGGGTGCTGTCCTCATTTTCGACGAGATGATCAGCGGCTTTCGCGTCGCACCCGGCGGCGCGCAGCAACATTTCGAAGTCGAGGCGGATCTGGCGACCTATGGCAAGATTGCTGGCGGCGGACTGCCGCTGGCGTTGATTGCGGGCAGCAATCGGTTGATGAACCATATCGACGGTGGCCCCTGGTCTTTCGGGGATGAGTCTGTTCCCCCAGCCCAACCGACCTTTTTTGCCGGAACCTATTGCCGCCACCCCTTGGCGCTTGCAGCCGCGCGCGCAGCCGCGACGTACATGCTCCAGCAAGGCAGGTCTCTTCAGGATGACCTCAACGCACGCACGCGCAGCCTTGTCGAGCGCCTCAATGTCTCGCTTGCGGCAGCGCGGCTGCCCGTTGTCTTCACCCAGTTCGGCTCCTTCTTCTCGATTGCGGTCAACCGCAGCCGCATTCCGCCGCTTGCACTGGGATTGCTGTCGCTCGAACTGCTCACCGCTGGCATTCATCTGCGCAGCGGCGACAAGGGCGGCTTCCTTTCCACCGCCCATTCGGATGGCGACATCACAGCCATCCACGATGCCTTCCTGAACGGCCTGCAATCGCTTGCAGGTTTCGGCCTCATCCCCCTCTCCGACGGAACAACGCCATGA
- a CDS encoding class I SAM-dependent DNA methyltransferase encodes MLEQASKYDHWAWLYNRTLGPRYGAYKIGPIERVVLPHVPAGGAILDLCCGTGQLAAALSERGFNVIGLDGSADMLRYARENAPSVTFTEGDACNFTFDTPFDAVLCTSASLNHMQSLNDLVFVFSSVSRALKPGGIFVFDVNHPAQMSRYWRGHPTEGEINTDFAWLITPQYDSAANRGAFTVDIYRRPDAHPVSMLDRLFVRLAQFRRIRLALLSRFSRLRPHWEHHSVVNRIWGHNLDAMSRALHESGFSVELRSTQGGPVDDSHAAYFFCRKAPTAEKQAETAKETAL; translated from the coding sequence ATGCTTGAACAAGCAAGCAAATACGATCACTGGGCGTGGCTCTATAACCGCACGCTTGGGCCCCGCTACGGCGCATATAAGATCGGTCCGATCGAGCGTGTGGTGCTGCCCCATGTGCCAGCTGGTGGTGCTATTCTGGATCTGTGCTGCGGCACCGGCCAGCTCGCGGCGGCTCTCTCGGAGCGCGGTTTTAACGTGATTGGCCTCGACGGCTCCGCCGACATGCTGCGCTATGCGCGCGAAAACGCCCCGTCGGTGACCTTCACGGAGGGCGATGCCTGCAATTTCACCTTCGACACGCCCTTTGATGCCGTTTTGTGCACCAGCGCCTCGCTCAATCACATGCAAAGCCTCAACGATCTGGTCTTTGTGTTTTCGAGCGTCAGCCGCGCATTGAAGCCGGGCGGCATTTTCGTGTTCGACGTCAACCATCCGGCCCAGATGTCGCGCTATTGGCGCGGCCATCCAACGGAGGGCGAGATCAACACCGACTTCGCGTGGCTGATTACACCGCAATATGACTCGGCAGCAAACCGGGGTGCCTTCACCGTCGATATCTACCGTCGTCCCGATGCGCATCCCGTTTCCATGCTGGATCGGCTGTTCGTCCGGTTAGCTCAGTTCCGGCGTATCCGCCTCGCACTCCTCTCCCGCTTCAGCCGCTTGCGGCCGCATTGGGAGCATCATTCGGTTGTCAACCGAATCTGGGGTCACAATCTCGACGCCATGTCACGCGCGCTGCATGAAAGCGGCTTTTCCGTCGAATTGCGCAGCACGCAAGGCGGGCCGGTCGATGACAGCCATGCCGCCTATTTCTTCTGCCGGAAAGCGCCCACTGCCGAAAAGCAGGCAGAGACCGCAAAGGAAACCGCCCTATGA
- a CDS encoding non-ribosomal peptide synthetase has product MTAPETVEALLSRLSEKGIRITCVDGRLRLSGCESVLTQDITDAIRARKAEIIANLSLDVAYQDATHSETIPARHADRPPLSFAQQRLWFVEQMMPEAGLHHISLAVEAHGSIDLSALQAALQAVAERHAILRTRINMRDGMPSQRIIADSDIPLQLIDRQGDMPDEAEIDRIRQEEARRPFDLAFESPLRLTAIRLGPERTLLLLTLHHIAGDGWSMDVLLGDLSAIYQAKVSGVELDLPALPIQYGDFAAWQRDHLAGPALERSLAFWTDHLEAPLPATQLPGDFTRPPVQANAGALHSIAFDAATTARLKALAKAEGATLFATLFTAFNTLVYRYTGQRDLVIGTPVANRRHRETEGLIGLFVNPLPVRTRLHPAASFRETLRQSQATLWSVLDHQDLPFEQLVEALKPERDPSVHPLFQLKFQLDAQPSQRVGLSGLALTRLPRHDGVAKLDLSLNLIDAGNTIHGTFEYDTALFRSETIASLAAHFGVLIEAIAIEPDTALAILPLLGTEERQRQIVGWNATAKPFDEKAFFHTVFEAHAARKPDAIALVHVSDGKRRTLTYDALNRRANQIAHHLRGLGAGPETIVAIALERGFDMIAAWLGVLKSGAAYLPLDPAYPPERLAMMLSDSQARLVLTESRRTLPETVTRIDLDTDWPRDAATGNPDLVNRPDHLAYIIYTSGSTGRPKGVLVEHRGLVNLTQHKIRIGGVKPGDCVLQFFSFSFDASIPELVMALGAGASLLLLPASDLLPGPALAEHMKTQAVTHVTMTPSALIALPSGDYPALRMVLTGGEAPTPELIERWGTGRLFINAYGPTETTVNASMVPCGNGHPIEATLLPAANKQLYVLDANLEPVPVGQPGELHIGGLGIARGYHGRPALTAERFVPDPFSATGGVLYRTGDRACQRADGRIRVLGRLDDQVKIRGYRIEPGEIEAMVLTHPTIVAAAVVIHEIDGEKRVIAYGVAKEATTISAVDMKAFLAAHLPRYLVPDAFVWLDRLPLTVNGKIDTKALPLLDLTPQAGRPPQGETENAIAAIFAQVLGCPPVSATDDFFVIGGHSLLATRLSALAKSAFGLDIAIIDLFEAPTVEALAARISNRNHSLMTEEEMCRADTELDAAIRIPAQIVSTHPLSHVFLTGATGFLGAYLLSELLKDKSRTVSCLVRGVTGADRLRQSLQSYGLWRDDLAERIRPLPGDLSQQKFGLSDAVYTALGESIDAIIHNGAEVHHLHPYQRLRAPNVGGTVEAIRLAAVGRGRPLHLISSLSALTRRGAGETIGESAVIGDFPLPAGGYNQTKWVAEHLAQAAKERGLPVTIYRPGAISGDSRTGTFNKADILCRLMQGYLRSGLAPEGDTPLEMLPVDTVAHAIIALADEPSSIGQTFHLVHSSPVSSALLFEAAAAEGLHLQRIPRLEWRAELDRIAREETDHPLYPLMGLFEQKPASSSQGTIRTVERRETHRALALASIVEPALDLRLFRSYLRAFILSGALNPSKENEQRYA; this is encoded by the coding sequence ATGACCGCTCCCGAAACGGTGGAAGCGCTGCTGTCGCGCCTGTCGGAAAAAGGCATCCGCATCACATGCGTCGATGGGCGGCTGCGACTTTCCGGCTGCGAGAGCGTGCTCACGCAGGACATCACCGACGCGATCCGCGCCCGCAAGGCGGAGATCATTGCGAATCTTTCCCTGGACGTCGCTTATCAAGACGCGACACATAGCGAGACAATCCCGGCCCGTCATGCGGACAGGCCGCCGCTTTCCTTTGCCCAGCAGCGCTTGTGGTTTGTGGAACAGATGATGCCGGAGGCTGGCCTTCACCACATATCGCTGGCTGTTGAGGCCCACGGCAGCATCGATCTTTCCGCATTGCAGGCAGCGCTTCAGGCCGTCGCAGAGCGCCACGCCATCCTGCGCACCCGCATCAATATGCGGGATGGCATGCCCTCTCAACGCATCATCGCCGACAGTGATATTCCGCTGCAATTGATCGACCGACAGGGTGATATGCCGGATGAGGCGGAAATCGACCGGATACGGCAAGAGGAAGCGCGGCGGCCATTTGATCTGGCCTTTGAGTCGCCCCTCCGTCTCACGGCAATCCGCCTTGGCCCCGAGCGAACCCTTTTGCTGCTGACGCTGCACCACATTGCCGGGGACGGTTGGTCGATGGATGTGCTGCTTGGCGATCTCTCCGCGATCTATCAGGCCAAGGTGTCGGGCGTTGAGCTTGATCTGCCAGCGCTTCCCATCCAATACGGCGACTTCGCCGCATGGCAGCGCGACCATCTGGCAGGCCCGGCGCTTGAGCGGTCTTTAGCGTTCTGGACAGATCATCTGGAAGCTCCGCTTCCCGCCACGCAATTGCCGGGGGATTTCACCCGGCCACCTGTTCAGGCCAATGCCGGAGCCTTGCATTCCATCGCCTTCGATGCGGCCACGACGGCCCGGCTGAAAGCGCTTGCGAAAGCAGAAGGTGCCACCCTGTTCGCCACGCTGTTTACGGCCTTCAACACCCTCGTCTATCGCTATACCGGGCAAAGGGATCTGGTGATTGGCACGCCCGTCGCCAACCGTCGTCACCGGGAAACGGAAGGGTTGATCGGCCTCTTCGTCAATCCGCTGCCGGTGCGCACAAGGCTTCATCCCGCAGCGAGCTTTCGCGAGACGCTGCGCCAAAGCCAAGCGACCCTCTGGTCGGTGCTTGACCACCAAGACCTGCCTTTTGAGCAATTGGTGGAAGCACTGAAGCCGGAGCGCGATCCGAGCGTCCATCCGCTTTTCCAATTGAAGTTCCAGCTCGATGCTCAGCCTTCGCAAAGGGTCGGACTTTCGGGCCTCGCGCTGACCCGCCTGCCACGACACGATGGTGTTGCGAAACTCGATCTCAGCCTTAACCTGATCGATGCCGGAAACACGATCCATGGCACTTTCGAATATGACACAGCGCTTTTCCGCTCTGAGACAATCGCCTCCCTCGCCGCCCATTTCGGTGTGCTGATCGAAGCAATTGCCATTGAGCCGGACACGGCCCTTGCCATTCTTCCCTTGCTCGGAACCGAGGAGCGTCAGCGCCAGATCGTCGGCTGGAATGCAACGGCGAAACCTTTTGATGAGAAGGCCTTTTTCCACACGGTGTTCGAGGCCCACGCCGCCCGCAAACCAGACGCGATTGCGCTTGTTCATGTCAGTGATGGCAAGCGACGCACCCTGACCTATGACGCCCTCAACCGACGCGCCAACCAGATCGCGCACCACCTGCGCGGTCTGGGTGCGGGTCCAGAGACCATCGTTGCCATCGCGCTTGAGCGCGGTTTCGATATGATTGCCGCTTGGCTCGGCGTGCTCAAGTCTGGCGCTGCCTATCTGCCGCTGGATCCGGCCTATCCGCCGGAACGCCTCGCCATGATGCTCTCAGATTCGCAAGCCCGCTTGGTTTTGACCGAAAGCCGCCGGACATTGCCGGAGACGGTAACCCGCATTGATCTCGATACCGATTGGCCACGGGATGCGGCGACGGGCAATCCTGATCTCGTCAATCGGCCCGATCACCTTGCCTATATCATCTACACCTCAGGATCGACCGGGCGGCCAAAAGGCGTGCTCGTCGAGCACAGGGGCCTCGTCAACCTGACGCAACACAAGATCCGTATTGGCGGGGTGAAGCCGGGCGATTGTGTGCTCCAGTTCTTCTCCTTCTCGTTTGATGCCTCGATTCCAGAACTCGTCATGGCGCTTGGCGCAGGCGCGTCATTGCTGCTGCTGCCCGCCAGCGACCTTCTGCCCGGACCAGCGCTTGCCGAACACATGAAAACGCAAGCCGTAACACATGTGACAATGACACCCTCCGCGCTCATCGCGCTGCCATCGGGCGATTATCCAGCACTGCGCATGGTGCTAACCGGCGGCGAAGCCCCGACGCCCGAATTGATCGAACGTTGGGGAACGGGGCGGCTGTTCATCAACGCCTATGGCCCGACGGAAACAACGGTCAATGCGAGCATGGTCCCCTGCGGCAACGGTCATCCCATTGAGGCAACCTTGCTGCCCGCTGCCAACAAGCAACTCTATGTGCTCGACGCCAATCTGGAGCCGGTTCCGGTCGGTCAACCGGGCGAACTGCATATCGGCGGGCTTGGCATTGCCCGGGGCTATCACGGTCGCCCGGCACTGACAGCCGAGCGCTTCGTGCCCGATCCATTTTCCGCGACGGGCGGCGTGCTCTATCGAACAGGCGACCGTGCCTGCCAACGGGCGGATGGCCGCATCCGGGTGCTTGGCCGCCTCGACGATCAGGTGAAAATCCGTGGCTATCGCATCGAGCCGGGTGAAATCGAGGCCATGGTGCTGACGCATCCCACCATAGTGGCTGCGGCAGTCGTGATCCACGAGATTGATGGTGAAAAGCGCGTCATTGCCTACGGCGTCGCCAAGGAGGCAACCACCATCAGCGCCGTGGACATGAAGGCATTCCTCGCCGCACATCTGCCCCGCTACCTCGTGCCGGACGCCTTCGTCTGGCTTGATCGCTTGCCACTCACCGTCAATGGAAAGATCGACACAAAAGCACTTCCGCTTCTGGATCTGACACCACAGGCTGGCCGTCCGCCGCAAGGAGAGACGGAAAACGCAATCGCGGCAATTTTCGCGCAAGTGCTCGGATGCCCGCCTGTCTCGGCCACTGATGATTTCTTCGTAATCGGCGGTCACTCGCTGCTGGCCACGCGGCTATCGGCCCTTGCCAAATCGGCGTTCGGCCTCGACATCGCCATTATCGATCTCTTCGAGGCCCCGACGGTCGAAGCACTGGCGGCAAGGATAAGCAACCGAAACCACAGCCTGATGACGGAAGAGGAGATGTGCCGGGCCGATACCGAGCTTGATGCGGCCATCCGCATTCCGGCACAGATTGTGTCTACTCATCCTTTGAGCCATGTGTTTCTCACTGGAGCGACAGGCTTTCTGGGCGCTTACCTGCTCAGCGAACTGCTCAAGGACAAGTCTCGCACGGTCTCCTGCCTCGTCCGGGGCGTGACCGGGGCGGATCGCCTGCGCCAATCGCTTCAATCCTACGGTCTGTGGCGGGATGACCTTGCTGAACGCATCAGGCCGCTGCCGGGCGATCTCTCACAGCAAAAATTCGGGCTTTCCGATGCCGTCTACACGGCACTTGGTGAAAGCATAGACGCCATCATCCACAATGGCGCGGAGGTTCATCATCTGCATCCCTATCAACGCCTTCGCGCTCCCAATGTCGGCGGCACGGTCGAGGCGATCCGGCTGGCGGCGGTGGGCCGAGGACGGCCCTTGCATCTTATTTCCTCGCTCAGCGCCCTGACACGCCGAGGAGCCGGGGAAACGATAGGCGAAAGCGCCGTGATCGGGGACTTCCCCTTGCCTGCTGGCGGATACAACCAGACCAAGTGGGTTGCGGAGCATCTTGCGCAAGCCGCCAAAGAGCGTGGTCTCCCGGTGACAATCTACCGCCCCGGCGCGATTTCGGGCGATAGCCGCACCGGCACTTTCAACAAAGCCGACATCCTGTGCCGGCTCATGCAGGGCTATCTGCGCTCAGGGCTTGCGCCAGAGGGTGACACCCCGCTGGAAATGCTGCCGGTGGACACGGTCGCGCACGCGATCATTGCCCTTGCGGACGAACCCTCATCGATTGGCCAAACCTTCCATCTGGTCCATTCGTCGCCCGTCTCCTCCGCGCTGCTGTTTGAGGCGGCAGCGGCCGAAGGGCTCCATTTGCAACGCATTCCCCGGCTGGAATGGCGTGCCGAGCTTGATCGCATTGCGCGGGAAGAGACCGATCATCCGCTTTACCCGCTGATGGGTCTTTTCGAACAAAAGCCAGCCAGTTCATCGCAGGGCACAATCCGCACCGTTGAGCGCCGTGAAACGCATCGCGCGCTGGCGCTCGCATCGATTGTCGAGCCAGCGCTCGACCTTCGCCTTTTTCGCTCCTATCTGCGCGCCTTCATTCTCTCTGGCGCGCTCAACCCTTCCAAAGAAAATGAGCAGAGATATGCTTGA
- a CDS encoding AMP-binding protein — MAVNDTSWTQRTSESSVDFISIIHMLEHRARDMEDDVAMRFFHDDAVAAAQARPDSWTWRMLRDRARRVGQEIAQTGLVIPGARILVVYPPGLSFIAAFLGCLYAGTVPVPVPAPRRADGINRWLHIAQDAGISGILCADDLLDGLRPLQRAVGHGFALAPKAADPARPVVFEDDGRPFHAPEAKHVAFLQYTSGSTSDPKGVMVTHGNLMANLRQISTAFEYDPSDISACWLPHYHDMGLIDGILSPVFNGFPVALMAPASFLRRPLRFLELASHVRATVIGGPNFSYEHCVDKYAPEAAAGLDLSNVRIAYNGAEPIRPKTLERFTAAFAPHGFHSRAFYCCYGQAEATLFQTGNSPDDPPLILSVSRKALVETGAAVEADDGDEHDKLALAACGRPAEGLDLALVDPEAGLRVDDGTVGEIWIRGPNVTPGYWGRAKLNAETFDQVLDGSRGWRRTGDLGFRRNGQLYITGRLKDLVIIRGQNHHPEDIEQSVFSSHPALAQGRAGVFAIEVDGEEQLGVVCELTREGLRDLDGDDVIRAVRGAVSRNHNVRAAVIALLRPSSLPRTPSGKVRRFACRQGIVTGDLRIVARWDAKPQSVLNAPAIAEQRSWRDQLLEVPKALRKEALRHLLRQEVAMLARLGEGDLPGNSAGFFDLGLDSVALVNIGATVERELGVPVRPTLIFEHPTILALSDHLYGLIEDDQSETVPLQDVKLQSNGPVAQTPPALASGSASVASSAITSELAALKALLR; from the coding sequence ATGGCAGTGAACGATACGTCCTGGACGCAACGAACCTCGGAAAGTTCAGTGGATTTTATATCTATAATTCATATGCTTGAGCATCGTGCTCGGGATATGGAGGATGATGTGGCCATGCGCTTCTTTCATGATGACGCGGTCGCTGCGGCGCAGGCGAGGCCGGATTCCTGGACCTGGCGCATGCTTCGCGATCGGGCGCGGCGTGTTGGTCAAGAGATTGCGCAGACAGGACTTGTCATCCCCGGCGCACGTATTCTCGTGGTCTATCCGCCGGGCCTTAGCTTCATCGCCGCTTTCCTTGGATGCCTTTACGCAGGCACTGTTCCCGTGCCCGTTCCGGCCCCGCGGCGTGCTGATGGAATCAATCGCTGGCTGCATATCGCGCAGGATGCCGGGATCTCCGGAATTCTCTGTGCCGACGACCTTCTGGACGGGCTTCGCCCCCTTCAACGGGCAGTCGGACATGGCTTTGCGCTCGCCCCTAAAGCAGCCGATCCGGCGCGCCCGGTCGTCTTTGAAGATGACGGCAGGCCATTCCATGCGCCGGAGGCAAAGCATGTCGCTTTCTTGCAATATACGTCGGGTTCGACGAGCGATCCGAAGGGGGTCATGGTCACGCATGGCAACCTGATGGCCAATCTGCGGCAGATCAGCACTGCCTTCGAATACGACCCATCCGACATATCCGCCTGCTGGCTGCCGCACTATCACGATATGGGGCTGATCGACGGCATCCTGTCGCCGGTGTTCAACGGCTTTCCAGTGGCGCTGATGGCGCCTGCCTCGTTCCTGCGCAGGCCTCTGCGCTTTCTGGAGCTGGCAAGCCATGTTCGCGCCACCGTCATTGGCGGCCCGAATTTTTCCTACGAGCACTGCGTCGATAAATATGCGCCGGAGGCGGCCGCCGGACTTGATCTCTCCAACGTCCGAATCGCCTATAACGGGGCCGAACCGATCCGCCCGAAGACGCTAGAGCGCTTCACCGCCGCCTTTGCGCCCCACGGTTTCCATAGTAGGGCCTTTTATTGTTGCTACGGGCAGGCAGAAGCCACGCTGTTCCAGACGGGTAACAGTCCCGACGATCCACCGCTGATCCTGTCCGTCAGCCGCAAGGCGCTTGTCGAAACCGGGGCTGCGGTCGAAGCGGATGATGGCGACGAGCATGATAAGCTCGCCCTTGCCGCCTGCGGTCGCCCTGCCGAGGGGCTTGACCTTGCGCTTGTCGATCCCGAGGCGGGCCTGCGTGTGGATGATGGCACGGTCGGCGAGATCTGGATTCGGGGTCCGAACGTGACCCCCGGCTATTGGGGCCGCGCTAAACTGAACGCAGAGACCTTTGATCAGGTGCTGGATGGATCGCGTGGTTGGCGCCGGACCGGTGATCTGGGCTTTCGCCGCAATGGGCAGCTCTACATCACTGGTCGGCTGAAAGACCTGGTGATCATCCGCGGGCAGAACCATCACCCGGAAGATATTGAGCAATCCGTTTTCTCCAGCCATCCGGCGCTTGCACAAGGCCGGGCAGGGGTCTTTGCCATCGAGGTCGATGGCGAGGAGCAATTGGGCGTGGTCTGTGAGCTGACCCGCGAGGGCCTGCGCGATCTTGATGGTGATGACGTCATCCGTGCCGTGCGCGGTGCCGTCTCGCGCAATCACAATGTCAGGGCCGCCGTCATTGCGCTGCTGCGGCCGAGCAGTCTGCCACGCACGCCGAGTGGAAAAGTCCGCCGCTTCGCTTGCCGACAGGGGATCGTGACGGGGGATCTGCGCATCGTTGCCCGCTGGGATGCAAAGCCGCAGAGCGTGCTCAATGCCCCGGCAATTGCCGAGCAACGAAGCTGGCGTGACCAGCTTCTGGAGGTGCCCAAAGCTCTTCGCAAGGAAGCACTGCGGCATCTGCTGCGGCAGGAAGTGGCTATGCTTGCCCGGCTGGGCGAAGGGGATTTGCCCGGAAATTCCGCTGGTTTCTTCGATCTTGGTCTCGACTCTGTGGCGCTCGTCAATATCGGCGCTACGGTTGAGCGGGAACTCGGCGTGCCGGTCCGGCCAACACTGATTTTCGAACATCCCACCATCCTGGCCCTTTCGGACCATCTCTACGGCCTCATCGAAGACGATCAATCGGAGACCGTGCCTCTTCAGGACGTAAAGCTCCAGAGCAATGGGCCTGTGGCTCAGACCCCGCCCGCGTTAGCATCTGGGTCTGCCTCTGTCGCCAGCTCCGCTATTACCTCGGAACTTGCTGCCCTGAAGGCATTGCTTCGCTGA